Part of the Synechococcus sp. HK01-R genome is shown below.
CCTGAAAGGGCCTCTGCGCTTCCCGACTTGCCCGGTCCACAGCTCGGCATGGCGAAGAATCGACAGGTGGAGACGTGGTCCATGAGGCGCTGGCCCAGCCGGCCAGATGGATCCACAAAACCATCGCTGCTCTGTTGCTCTTCCGACTGCAGCAGCAGACGAACGGTCTGAATCGTTGAGGCGCAGAGCACGATCAGCTTGGCTTCCAGCCTGCGGCGGCTGCCATCGCTCCGATTCACGCAGATCACTGCTTCGGCTCGGTCGCGACTGCGGTTGAGTTCGAGCCGTTCCACTCGCTCCCCGCAGAGCAGTTCGACCCGTCCGCTGGCTAGTGCCTCCTTGAGGCTGCTGCCAGGGCTGCTGGATCGAGGCCAGGCCCCATCCCGCTTGCGGTGATGGGGGCCGAAGCCGCGCGATGGCATCCACGGATAGCCAAGCTCTTTCTGCACGCAGGAGGCGAACTGCTGCTCCTCAGCGGTGGAGGGCAGGGGTTCGGTTGCCCAGCCATCGGGGACTTGGCTCAGGCCATTGCGGGCCCCGTGAACGCCCAATCGTCGCTCGAGCTCGGTGTAGTGCTCGTCGAGATCCTCGTGCTGGATCGGCCAGTCGAGCCCCGCGCCATCCCGTTGGCTGGCCTTGAAATCAGCATCGGAGAGCCTCAGCGTGATCCCCCCCCACGTCAGGCTCCGCCCTCCCATCTGGTCACCTCGGGTCCAAAGAAACGGCCGATCGGGTGGATGGCTGTAAGGGTTGTCCTGTTCGTCGATGAACAGATCAGGGTTGTGTTTCCAGTAGCCCGGATGCTGGCTCTGGCGACGATGTCGACCGCTGCTCAGCCCGGCCAATCGGCGCAGCATGTTCTGTGGTTCTGCTCCCAGCGCCTGCTTGGCATCCAGTGAGGGCCCCGCCTCGATCACGAGAACTCGTAGGCCTGCTTCCGCAAGGGTGAGGGCCGCAACGCCGCCGGTGGCTCCAGAGCCAACCACGATTGCCTCCCATGGGCGAAGCTCCACCTCAGATCTGGTTAATCCTTGCCTAGTTCTACTCTCCTGCCAAGGAATGCTCCTTTTGGCTGTCAATCCTTACAAGCGGAGTGTTGCGCTACAGCAAGAGCGAAACCGTTGCTGACCAATAAAAAAGGGGCCCTGTTGGACCCAGTGACCATCAATGTTCTTGATGGTTTTAATGATGTGGTGGCGGGGGGGAGATTTGAACTCCCGACCTTCGGGTTATGAGCCCGACGAGCTACCAGACTGCTCTACCCCGCGTCGACTTGTTCATCATACAACTTGGTGTTGAAGGACACTGGTACAGCAGGATCTCTTCAGCCTTCTTGAAAGCGCAGGGAACCCTCAACCTCGAGCTGAACCCCTGGGCTAATGATCAGGACCTGCTCCTCGAGCTCTTGAAGCCCCGTTGGTGTCAGCCAGTCCAGCTGCCTGAGCAAATGCAGTGCCACAGCCTGTTTGGCGCGACGGCTGCCGTCTTCAACCTTGATCGCCACTCCAAGCCCCTCACCAATCCGGCTAAGGCATTGAACGCCTTCTGCCCCTCCTTTGCTCAGCACCTGGCTGTGGGAGCGGCGCATTAATTCGGTATCAAACCGACCTTCGCCTGCCACGAGGTCAGGATGGGCCAACATCGCCCTGGAAATCTGTTCGAGCTCCGTTCGGGTGGAGGCGCCGAGGTGGGCATAGAGCAAGGCCATCTGGGCGAGTTGCAGGCGCAGTGTTGGCGCTCCACAGTCGTCCCGTGCTGCCACCATCTCCGCCGAGGGCAGGCCCAGCAGTTCAGCCACCCGCCGATGGATCTCCACCTGGATCGGGTGGTCACCCTGGAGATAGCTCTCCGTTGGCCAGCCCATCTTCCGGCAGGTGGCGAGGAAGGCAGCGTGTTTACCGGAACAGTTGTGCTCTAGAGGGCTGCTTGCACCCTCCGGCACTGGACATTGCAGCTGGCTTGCATCCAGTTCCGCATTCCAAAGCAGTCGGAAGGCCTCCCGGGCATGGGTGGGAGTGCCGGCATGGGACGCGCAGCTGATCGCCAGACCCCGCTCCCCGCAGTTGAATTGTTCGGCTGCACCGCTGCTGAGCAGTGGCATGGCCTGAAAGGGTTTGAGCGCTGAACGAATAAAGGTCTCGTAATCAGCGCGACCTGCCCGCATCAGAATGCGGCCGCGATGGTCGCAGACCACAGCATGAACCCGATGGATCGACTCGAGGCTGCCGCCCCGTTTGAGGCGCACCTCAAGCGGGGATGGGCCACTGCTGGAGAGGCCGCCACTGCCAAATGCTGCGGGTAAGGCCATGGCCGACGGCACGGAATGCTTCAGAGAGCCTGGCAGAGACTGGCTCCAAAGAGCAGAAGCCCTGTGATCCAGGCCATGGAGCGGGCCAGGCGTCCGAGGATCGGTCGGACTTCGTGTCTGGCCATCAAGAGGTCACGCTCTCTCCAGGCCAGCGGCTTCTCCCAGACCTGACCGTCATACCAGCCAGACTCCTCATATTCGACCTGCTCAGCGAGCAAGCGTTTGTGCACATAGCTCCAGCCAAGCCACTGGCGCATGAGCAGCAGCATTGGAAGCACGAGGGCAGCCACGCTGCCGGCGGCAATCAACCGTGGCAGATCATTCCTGAGCGTCCAGCTCCCACTGGCGACAAGGAGGGTGAATGGAACGCAGAGGAACCAGCTGATCAGCAGAG
Proteins encoded:
- a CDS encoding GMC oxidoreductase, whose product is MELRPWEAIVVGSGATGGVAALTLAEAGLRVLVIEAGPSLDAKQALGAEPQNMLRRLAGLSSGRHRRQSQHPGYWKHNPDLFIDEQDNPYSHPPDRPFLWTRGDQMGGRSLTWGGITLRLSDADFKASQRDGAGLDWPIQHEDLDEHYTELERRLGVHGARNGLSQVPDGWATEPLPSTAEEQQFASCVQKELGYPWMPSRGFGPHHRKRDGAWPRSSSPGSSLKEALASGRVELLCGERVERLELNRSRDRAEAVICVNRSDGSRRRLEAKLIVLCASTIQTVRLLLQSEEQQSSDGFVDPSGRLGQRLMDHVSTCRFFAMPSCGPGKSGSAEALSGAGSFFIPFGQELAQRGGQRVLRGYGLWGAINRFDPPALLKRIPEHRLGFLIGHGEVLPDPRNQVTLTGPPDRWGTPTVTIDCHWRANEQAMVEHMHHSMGEAISAAGGRMLPLTDLVKAPLIEPLLRRSAALGAGAAPPGYYIHEVGGAAMAAKEEEGVVDRWNRLWRCPNVLVVDGACWTSSAWQSPTLTMMAITRRACLAAVRPGND
- a CDS encoding asparaginase, with protein sequence MALPAAFGSGGLSSSGPSPLEVRLKRGGSLESIHRVHAVVCDHRGRILMRAGRADYETFIRSALKPFQAMPLLSSGAAEQFNCGERGLAISCASHAGTPTHAREAFRLLWNAELDASQLQCPVPEGASSPLEHNCSGKHAAFLATCRKMGWPTESYLQGDHPIQVEIHRRVAELLGLPSAEMVAARDDCGAPTLRLQLAQMALLYAHLGASTRTELEQISRAMLAHPDLVAGEGRFDTELMRRSHSQVLSKGGAEGVQCLSRIGEGLGVAIKVEDGSRRAKQAVALHLLRQLDWLTPTGLQELEEQVLIISPGVQLEVEGSLRFQEG
- a CDS encoding CGLD27 family protein, with protein sequence MASTSACPVPPEQRPQEEFQQLARSWFFTWPTEETRGLGRALLISWFLCVPFTLLVASGSWTLRNDLPRLIAAGSVAALVLPMLLLMRQWLGWSYVHKRLLAEQVEYEESGWYDGQVWEKPLAWRERDLLMARHEVRPILGRLARSMAWITGLLLFGASLCQAL